In a genomic window of Chaetodon auriga isolate fChaAug3 chromosome 1, fChaAug3.hap1, whole genome shotgun sequence:
- the hp gene encoding haptoglobin: MDIVSKMWFSLTVILLAAWACQADVTQEKMKRSVSASRLASLRSRRMVGGTLAPHVPWQVMVYIADSVLDGGYAGGALISDRWVLTAGRNLFVKKSRQDIQGKPPVIPKVYLGISQRAEANVSKEVAVEKIVLHPGFQNQSDWDNDLALIQLTVPVAMSNEVTPIPLPERGQDLGDTVRGSGVIAGWGWGALLTPATSLKHLVLPLASHSVCKAEYQHIPSTPTVDDNMFCTGATKHEENVCFGDAGGALAVTDAETGDIYAAGILSYDKSCSRQKYAVYMKISSYLPWIHSVVRGDTEKSSAVRSDVMSKMYSRQPSV; encoded by the exons ATGGATATTGTCAGCAAGATGTG GTTTTCTTTGACTGTGATCCTCCTGGCTGCATGGGCCTGTCAGGCAGACGTGACTCAAGAGAAGATGAAACGCTCTGTGTCGG CCTCCAGGTTAGCGTCGCTCCGTTCCAGGCGAATGGTTGGGGGGACTTTAGCTCCTCATGTGCCCTGGCAGGTCATGGTCTACATCGCTGACAGCGTGCTGGACGGAGGCTATGCAGGTGGCGCTCTCATCTCTGACCGCTGGGTTTTGACAGCCGGCAGGAACCTTTTTGTCAAGAAGAGTCGACAGGACATTCAGGGAAAACCTCCCGTCATTCCAAAAGTGTACCTGGGAATCTCACAACGGGCCGAAGCTAATGTCTCCAAAGAGGTCGCTGTAGAGAAG ATTGTTCTGCATCCAGGCTTCCAGAATCAGTCTGACTGGGACAACGACCTGGCTCTGATCCAGCTGACGGTGCCTGTGGCTATGAGCAATGAAGTGACCCCCATCCCCCTGCCAGAGAGAGGCCAGGACCTGGGAGACACCGTGAGAGGTTCAGGGGTCATCGCCGGCTGGGGCTGGGGGGCCCTCCTCACCCCTGCTACATCACTCAAACACCTCGTACTCCCCCTGGCCAGTCACTCCGTCTGTAAGGCAGAATACCAACATATTCCGTCCACGCCGACTGTAGATGACAACATGTTCTGCACCGGAGCCACCAAGCatgaggaaaatgtttgtttcgGTGATGCAGGAGGCGCTCTGGCTGTCACAGATGCTGAAACTGGTGACATTTACGCTGCAGGGATCCTTTCCTATGACAAGTCCTGCAGCCGGCAGAAGTACGCCGTCTATATGAAGATTTCCTCATATTTACCCTGGATCCACAGTGTGGTCAGAGGGGATACAGAGAAATCCTCTGCTGTGCGCTCTGATGTAATGTCTAAGATGTACTCACGGCAGCCGTCTGTTTGA
- the LOC143325089 gene encoding trace amine-associated receptor 13c, with amino-acid sequence MTALPANISVPGSTAVLLPAADSPFNLTAAAQAGLSSGQSLAPLCTLCCCGFLNRTLAVVFMVSLAFAIVVGNVVTLTVFVQTRQSRTPQGYLKVSLAIADMMVGVLVVPFSVYTEISLMVTSAPPIWYQGSSTSVATSSSLGGLVSSWQPCMLIGPVFAGCTFVSISTIFLMTLERSVAILRPLHKDALVTRRRTLLLILLSWAASFLLALAPLIFSSNFTLEYNECSRMCNYTPLLFGNQLPPDANILLLFPAFDFTLLGGTLAVNIVSFTSIRRYSQKRKLLSEGSLTDSGGGGGGVGGCPHRPSFSDIKAAKTIGILTFAFTASFSPIAVFVLGNVVGYTWCNFSFFAFWILTGNSCCNVIIYSVRDHRFRKGVTLLFQRDQSPPHSEKT; translated from the exons ATGACTGCTCTGCCCGCCAACATCAGTGTTCCCGGGAGTACAGCGGTTCTGCTGCCGGCTGCAGACTCTCCATTTaacctgactgcagctgctcaggCAGGACTCAGTTCAGGCCAGTCTCTGGCCCCTCTCTGtaccctctgctgctgtggatttCTCAATCGCACCTTGGCAGTGGTGTTCATGGTCAGCCTGGCTTTTGCCATTGTGGTTGGAAATGTGGTTACCCTGACGGTCTTTGTGCAAACGAGGCAGTCCCGAACACCACAGGGATACCTGAAAG TGTCCCTGGCCATAGCAGACATGATGGTCGGTGTCCTCGTGGTCCCCTTCTCTGTCTACACTGAGATCTCTCTGATGGTAACCAGCGCTCCCCCCATTTGGTACCAGGGGAGTTCTACTTCCGTGgccacctcctcttctcttggAGGACTTGTGAGCTCTTGGCAACCTTGCATGCTGATTGGCCCAGTGTTTGCTGGATGCACCTTTGTCTCCATCAGCACCATCTTTCTCATGACACTGGAGCGAAGTGTGGCCATCCTACGGCCACTCCACAAGGATGCCTTGGTGACCCGGAGGCGAACTCTGCTCCTCATCCTGCTCTCCTGGGCTGCCAGCTTCCTGCTGGCTCTTGCACCCCTCATCTTCAGCAGCAACTTCACTTTGGAGTACAATGAGTGCAGTCGTATGTGTAACTACACCCCACTATTGTTTGGAAACCAGCTGCCACCTGATGCCAACATTTTGCTCTTATTCCCAGCCTTTGACTTCACACTGCTGGGTGGCACATTAGCAGTTAACATTGTGTCTTTCACTAGCATCCGACGGTACTCCCAAAAACGCAAATTGCTCTCAGAGGGGAGTCTGACTGAcagtgggggaggaggaggaggagtgggagggtGCCCTCACAGGCCCTCCTTTTCAGACATCAAAGCTGCCAAAACCATTGGCATACTAACATTTGCCTTCACAGCATCCTTCTCTCCCattgcagtgtttgtgctcgGGAATGTGGTGGGATACACCTGGTgtaacttttccttttttgcctTCTGGatcctgacaggaaacagttgCTGTAATGTAATTATCTACAGTGTCAGGGACCACCGCTTCAGGAAAGGTGTGACCCTGCTTTTTCAGCGAGACCAGTCCCCCCCACACAGCGAGAAGACCTGA